In one Magallana gigas chromosome 9, xbMagGiga1.1, whole genome shotgun sequence genomic region, the following are encoded:
- the LOC105334066 gene encoding protein FAM228B isoform X9, which yields MASLLCVKQPGGKVSVHSSDVVDELMIDSKDHIRTMKMNKSDVYRKRTRRPMSTSVIQSKVDSKSLIGQTLRVQDWLNEKTVKGLQIVNSTYLKERSDVETKEARELYNPLLEVENTFVRDMENVVSSKEVLDLRKKEMLHKKWNDRVYEPLREKIIDVMDGEDWPELDRRKRELHKQYLEFVNEKGHVFLDTMDPSEYYAQALNGHRPAPIKVVFNVPESRPVTAPAQIATKAFRDPLLSQGRERSAEERTILRCLTGNDYTDKDIEQVKLPPLPLVPLGRQGTDSVRWLEMPLHNIESTPRMASRRRMHGTFNQSQLDFELWSKAQRDRAQVEIEMQTQKKRMYKEIPPFKIPPREIPSSYLEPKNVGIQTIPEEFEQLTLKNWVPSNESASIPVMAS from the exons ATGGCATCATTATTATGTGTTAAACAACCAGGGGGAAAGGTTAGCGTTCATTCGTCGGATGTAGTGGATGAGCTGATGATTGATAGTAAAGATCATATCAGAACAATG aaaatgaataaaagtgATGTGTATAGAAAACGAACAAGAAGACCGATGTCAACATCTGTTATCCAGTCTAAAGTAGATTCCAAAAGTTTGATAGGGCAGACTCTCCGTGTTCAGGATTGGTTGAATGAGAAGACAGTAAAAGGATTGCAG ATTGTCAACTCTACATACCTAAAG GAGAGATCTGATGTGGAGACTAAAGAAGCCCGTGAATTATACAACCCGCTACTGGAGGTGGAGAACACTTTTGTCAGG GACATGGAGAATGTAGTGAGTTCCAAGGAAGTCCTGGATCTACGAAAGAAGGAGATGTTACACAAGAAGTGGAACGATCGTGTGTATGAACCTCTCCGGGAGAAAATCATTGACGTGATGGATGGAGAGGATTGGCCAGAGCTCGATCGTCGGAAACGAGAGCTGCATAAACAGTACTTGGAGTTTGTTAATGAAAAG ggtcaTGTATTTTTAGACACCATGGATCCCTCCGAGTACTATGCCCAGGCATTAAACGGACATAGACCAGCTCCTATCAAG GTAGTTTTTAATGTCCCTGAGTCAAGGCCGGTCACAGCACCAGCACAG ATTGCCACGAAGGCGTTCCGGGACCCACTGTTATCTCAGGGTCGCGAGCGCAGCGCTGAGGAGAGGACAATTCTAAGATGTCTGACGGGAAATGATTACACCGATAAAGATATCGAGCAGGTCAAGTTGCCTCCCTTGCCCCTGGTTCCACTTGGGCGACAAGGCACGGACAGCGTTAGGTGGCTAGAAATGCCCCTCCACAACATAGAGAGCACTCCTCGCATGGCCAGCAG GCGAAGAATGCACGGTACATTCAATCAAAGTCAGTTAGACTTTGAGCTGTGGTCCAAGGCTCAGCGAGACCGAGCCCAGGTTGAGATCGAGATGCAGACTCAGAAGAAGCGCATGTACAAAGAAATCCCCCCATTTAAAATCCCCCCTCGTGAGATCCCCTCCTCATATCTCGAGCCCAAAAATGTTGGCATCCAGACCATCCCAGAAGAATTCGAGCAACTGACTCTCAAAAACTGGGTGCCTTCTAATGAATCAGCTTCCATACCAGTTATGGCATCTTAA
- the LOC105334066 gene encoding protein FAM228B isoform X6, which translates to MASLLCVKQPGGKVSVHSSDVVDELMIDSKDHIRTMKMNKSDVYRKRTRRPMSTSVIQSKVDSKSLIGQTLRVQDWLNEKTVKGLQFDIPQAWVEKQIVNSTYLKERSDVETKEARELYNPLLEVENTFVRDMENVVSSKEVLDLRKKEMLHKKWNDRVYEPLREKIIDVMDGEDWPELDRRKRELHKQYLEFVNEKGHVFLDTMDPSEYYAQALNGHRPAPIKVVFNVPESRPVTAPAQIATKAFRDPLLSQGRERSAEERTILRCLTGNDYTDKDIEQVKLPPLPLVPLGRQGTDSVRWLEMPLHNIESTPRMASRRRMHGTFNQSQLDFELWSKAQRDRAQVEIEMQTQKKRMYKEIPPFKIPPREIPSSYLEPKNVGIQTIPEEFEQLTLKNWVPSNESASIPVMAS; encoded by the exons ATGGCATCATTATTATGTGTTAAACAACCAGGGGGAAAGGTTAGCGTTCATTCGTCGGATGTAGTGGATGAGCTGATGATTGATAGTAAAGATCATATCAGAACAATG aaaatgaataaaagtgATGTGTATAGAAAACGAACAAGAAGACCGATGTCAACATCTGTTATCCAGTCTAAAGTAGATTCCAAAAGTTTGATAGGGCAGACTCTCCGTGTTCAGGATTGGTTGAATGAGAAGACAGTAAAAGGATTGCAG TTTGATATACCTCAGGCCTGGGTAGAAAAACAG ATTGTCAACTCTACATACCTAAAG GAGAGATCTGATGTGGAGACTAAAGAAGCCCGTGAATTATACAACCCGCTACTGGAGGTGGAGAACACTTTTGTCAGG GACATGGAGAATGTAGTGAGTTCCAAGGAAGTCCTGGATCTACGAAAGAAGGAGATGTTACACAAGAAGTGGAACGATCGTGTGTATGAACCTCTCCGGGAGAAAATCATTGACGTGATGGATGGAGAGGATTGGCCAGAGCTCGATCGTCGGAAACGAGAGCTGCATAAACAGTACTTGGAGTTTGTTAATGAAAAG ggtcaTGTATTTTTAGACACCATGGATCCCTCCGAGTACTATGCCCAGGCATTAAACGGACATAGACCAGCTCCTATCAAG GTAGTTTTTAATGTCCCTGAGTCAAGGCCGGTCACAGCACCAGCACAG ATTGCCACGAAGGCGTTCCGGGACCCACTGTTATCTCAGGGTCGCGAGCGCAGCGCTGAGGAGAGGACAATTCTAAGATGTCTGACGGGAAATGATTACACCGATAAAGATATCGAGCAGGTCAAGTTGCCTCCCTTGCCCCTGGTTCCACTTGGGCGACAAGGCACGGACAGCGTTAGGTGGCTAGAAATGCCCCTCCACAACATAGAGAGCACTCCTCGCATGGCCAGCAG GCGAAGAATGCACGGTACATTCAATCAAAGTCAGTTAGACTTTGAGCTGTGGTCCAAGGCTCAGCGAGACCGAGCCCAGGTTGAGATCGAGATGCAGACTCAGAAGAAGCGCATGTACAAAGAAATCCCCCCATTTAAAATCCCCCCTCGTGAGATCCCCTCCTCATATCTCGAGCCCAAAAATGTTGGCATCCAGACCATCCCAGAAGAATTCGAGCAACTGACTCTCAAAAACTGGGTGCCTTCTAATGAATCAGCTTCCATACCAGTTATGGCATCTTAA
- the LOC105334066 gene encoding protein FAM228B isoform X7, translated as MASLLCVKQPGGKVSVHSSDVVDELMIDSKDHIRTMKMNKSDVYRKRTRRPMSTSVIQSKVDSKSLIGQTLRVQDWLNEKTVKGLQERSDVETKEARELYNPLLEVENTFVRDMENVVSSKEVLDLRKKEMLHKKWNDRVYEPLREKIIDVMDGEDWPELDRRKRELHKQYLEFVNEKGHVFLDTMDPSEYYAQALNGHRPAPIKVYFSEKKHSCLKWSKHMAAAKRRFDHQHYKIATKAFRDPLLSQGRERSAEERTILRCLTGNDYTDKDIEQVKLPPLPLVPLGRQGTDSVRWLEMPLHNIESTPRMASRRRMHGTFNQSQLDFELWSKAQRDRAQVEIEMQTQKKRMYKEIPPFKIPPREIPSSYLEPKNVGIQTIPEEFEQLTLKNWVPSNESASIPVMAS; from the exons ATGGCATCATTATTATGTGTTAAACAACCAGGGGGAAAGGTTAGCGTTCATTCGTCGGATGTAGTGGATGAGCTGATGATTGATAGTAAAGATCATATCAGAACAATG aaaatgaataaaagtgATGTGTATAGAAAACGAACAAGAAGACCGATGTCAACATCTGTTATCCAGTCTAAAGTAGATTCCAAAAGTTTGATAGGGCAGACTCTCCGTGTTCAGGATTGGTTGAATGAGAAGACAGTAAAAGGATTGCAG GAGAGATCTGATGTGGAGACTAAAGAAGCCCGTGAATTATACAACCCGCTACTGGAGGTGGAGAACACTTTTGTCAGG GACATGGAGAATGTAGTGAGTTCCAAGGAAGTCCTGGATCTACGAAAGAAGGAGATGTTACACAAGAAGTGGAACGATCGTGTGTATGAACCTCTCCGGGAGAAAATCATTGACGTGATGGATGGAGAGGATTGGCCAGAGCTCGATCGTCGGAAACGAGAGCTGCATAAACAGTACTTGGAGTTTGTTAATGAAAAG ggtcaTGTATTTTTAGACACCATGGATCCCTCCGAGTACTATGCCCAGGCATTAAACGGACATAGACCAGCTCCTATCAAG GTGTACTTTTCTGAGAAAAAG CATTCTTGTCTCAAATGGAGCAAGCACATGGCTGCTGCCAAGCGACGGTTTGACCATCAACACTACAAG ATTGCCACGAAGGCGTTCCGGGACCCACTGTTATCTCAGGGTCGCGAGCGCAGCGCTGAGGAGAGGACAATTCTAAGATGTCTGACGGGAAATGATTACACCGATAAAGATATCGAGCAGGTCAAGTTGCCTCCCTTGCCCCTGGTTCCACTTGGGCGACAAGGCACGGACAGCGTTAGGTGGCTAGAAATGCCCCTCCACAACATAGAGAGCACTCCTCGCATGGCCAGCAG GCGAAGAATGCACGGTACATTCAATCAAAGTCAGTTAGACTTTGAGCTGTGGTCCAAGGCTCAGCGAGACCGAGCCCAGGTTGAGATCGAGATGCAGACTCAGAAGAAGCGCATGTACAAAGAAATCCCCCCATTTAAAATCCCCCCTCGTGAGATCCCCTCCTCATATCTCGAGCCCAAAAATGTTGGCATCCAGACCATCCCAGAAGAATTCGAGCAACTGACTCTCAAAAACTGGGTGCCTTCTAATGAATCAGCTTCCATACCAGTTATGGCATCTTAA
- the LOC105334066 gene encoding protein FAM228B isoform X8: MASLLCVKQPGGKVSVHSSDVVDELMIDSKDHIRTMKMNKSDVYRKRTRRPMSTSVIQSKVDSKSLIGQTLRVQDWLNEKTVKGLQFDIPQAWVEKQIVNSTYLKERSDVETKEARELYNPLLEVENTFVRDMENVVSSKEVLDLRKKEMLHKKWNDRVYEPLREKIIDVMDGEDWPELDRRKRELHKQYLEFVNEKGHVFLDTMDPSEYYAQALNGHRPAPIKVYFSEKKIATKAFRDPLLSQGRERSAEERTILRCLTGNDYTDKDIEQVKLPPLPLVPLGRQGTDSVRWLEMPLHNIESTPRMASRRRMHGTFNQSQLDFELWSKAQRDRAQVEIEMQTQKKRMYKEIPPFKIPPREIPSSYLEPKNVGIQTIPEEFEQLTLKNWVPSNESASIPVMAS, encoded by the exons ATGGCATCATTATTATGTGTTAAACAACCAGGGGGAAAGGTTAGCGTTCATTCGTCGGATGTAGTGGATGAGCTGATGATTGATAGTAAAGATCATATCAGAACAATG aaaatgaataaaagtgATGTGTATAGAAAACGAACAAGAAGACCGATGTCAACATCTGTTATCCAGTCTAAAGTAGATTCCAAAAGTTTGATAGGGCAGACTCTCCGTGTTCAGGATTGGTTGAATGAGAAGACAGTAAAAGGATTGCAG TTTGATATACCTCAGGCCTGGGTAGAAAAACAG ATTGTCAACTCTACATACCTAAAG GAGAGATCTGATGTGGAGACTAAAGAAGCCCGTGAATTATACAACCCGCTACTGGAGGTGGAGAACACTTTTGTCAGG GACATGGAGAATGTAGTGAGTTCCAAGGAAGTCCTGGATCTACGAAAGAAGGAGATGTTACACAAGAAGTGGAACGATCGTGTGTATGAACCTCTCCGGGAGAAAATCATTGACGTGATGGATGGAGAGGATTGGCCAGAGCTCGATCGTCGGAAACGAGAGCTGCATAAACAGTACTTGGAGTTTGTTAATGAAAAG ggtcaTGTATTTTTAGACACCATGGATCCCTCCGAGTACTATGCCCAGGCATTAAACGGACATAGACCAGCTCCTATCAAG GTGTACTTTTCTGAGAAAAAG ATTGCCACGAAGGCGTTCCGGGACCCACTGTTATCTCAGGGTCGCGAGCGCAGCGCTGAGGAGAGGACAATTCTAAGATGTCTGACGGGAAATGATTACACCGATAAAGATATCGAGCAGGTCAAGTTGCCTCCCTTGCCCCTGGTTCCACTTGGGCGACAAGGCACGGACAGCGTTAGGTGGCTAGAAATGCCCCTCCACAACATAGAGAGCACTCCTCGCATGGCCAGCAG GCGAAGAATGCACGGTACATTCAATCAAAGTCAGTTAGACTTTGAGCTGTGGTCCAAGGCTCAGCGAGACCGAGCCCAGGTTGAGATCGAGATGCAGACTCAGAAGAAGCGCATGTACAAAGAAATCCCCCCATTTAAAATCCCCCCTCGTGAGATCCCCTCCTCATATCTCGAGCCCAAAAATGTTGGCATCCAGACCATCCCAGAAGAATTCGAGCAACTGACTCTCAAAAACTGGGTGCCTTCTAATGAATCAGCTTCCATACCAGTTATGGCATCTTAA
- the LOC105334066 gene encoding protein FAM228B isoform X11 — protein MASLLCVKQPGGKVSVHSSDVVDELMIDSKDHIRTMKMNKSDVYRKRTRRPMSTSVIQSKVDSKSLIGQTLRVQDWLNEKTVKGLQERSDVETKEARELYNPLLEVENTFVRDMENVVSSKEVLDLRKKEMLHKKWNDRVYEPLREKIIDVMDGEDWPELDRRKRELHKQYLEFVNEKGHVFLDTMDPSEYYAQALNGHRPAPIKIATKAFRDPLLSQGRERSAEERTILRCLTGNDYTDKDIEQVKLPPLPLVPLGRQGTDSVRWLEMPLHNIESTPRMASRRRMHGTFNQSQLDFELWSKAQRDRAQVEIEMQTQKKRMYKEIPPFKIPPREIPSSYLEPKNVGIQTIPEEFEQLTLKNWVPSNESASIPVMAS, from the exons ATGGCATCATTATTATGTGTTAAACAACCAGGGGGAAAGGTTAGCGTTCATTCGTCGGATGTAGTGGATGAGCTGATGATTGATAGTAAAGATCATATCAGAACAATG aaaatgaataaaagtgATGTGTATAGAAAACGAACAAGAAGACCGATGTCAACATCTGTTATCCAGTCTAAAGTAGATTCCAAAAGTTTGATAGGGCAGACTCTCCGTGTTCAGGATTGGTTGAATGAGAAGACAGTAAAAGGATTGCAG GAGAGATCTGATGTGGAGACTAAAGAAGCCCGTGAATTATACAACCCGCTACTGGAGGTGGAGAACACTTTTGTCAGG GACATGGAGAATGTAGTGAGTTCCAAGGAAGTCCTGGATCTACGAAAGAAGGAGATGTTACACAAGAAGTGGAACGATCGTGTGTATGAACCTCTCCGGGAGAAAATCATTGACGTGATGGATGGAGAGGATTGGCCAGAGCTCGATCGTCGGAAACGAGAGCTGCATAAACAGTACTTGGAGTTTGTTAATGAAAAG ggtcaTGTATTTTTAGACACCATGGATCCCTCCGAGTACTATGCCCAGGCATTAAACGGACATAGACCAGCTCCTATCAAG ATTGCCACGAAGGCGTTCCGGGACCCACTGTTATCTCAGGGTCGCGAGCGCAGCGCTGAGGAGAGGACAATTCTAAGATGTCTGACGGGAAATGATTACACCGATAAAGATATCGAGCAGGTCAAGTTGCCTCCCTTGCCCCTGGTTCCACTTGGGCGACAAGGCACGGACAGCGTTAGGTGGCTAGAAATGCCCCTCCACAACATAGAGAGCACTCCTCGCATGGCCAGCAG GCGAAGAATGCACGGTACATTCAATCAAAGTCAGTTAGACTTTGAGCTGTGGTCCAAGGCTCAGCGAGACCGAGCCCAGGTTGAGATCGAGATGCAGACTCAGAAGAAGCGCATGTACAAAGAAATCCCCCCATTTAAAATCCCCCCTCGTGAGATCCCCTCCTCATATCTCGAGCCCAAAAATGTTGGCATCCAGACCATCCCAGAAGAATTCGAGCAACTGACTCTCAAAAACTGGGTGCCTTCTAATGAATCAGCTTCCATACCAGTTATGGCATCTTAA
- the LOC105334066 gene encoding protein FAM228B isoform X1, producing MASLLCVKQPGGKVSVHSSDVVDELMIDSKDHIRTMKMNKSDVYRKRTRRPMSTSVIQSKVDSKSLIGQTLRVQDWLNEKTVKGLQFDIPQAWVEKQIVNSTYLKERSDVETKEARELYNPLLEVENTFVRDMENVVSSKEVLDLRKKEMLHKKWNDRVYEPLREKIIDVMDGEDWPELDRRKRELHKQYLEFVNEKGHVFLDTMDPSEYYAQALNGHRPAPIKVYFSEKKHSCLKWSKHMAAAKRRFDHQHYKIATKAFRDPLLSQGRERSAEERTILRCLTGNDYTDKDIEQVKLPPLPLVPLGRQGTDSVRWLEMPLHNIESTPRMASRRRMHGTFNQSQLDFELWSKAQRDRAQVEIEMQTQKKRMYKEIPPFKIPPREIPSSYLEPKNVGIQTIPEEFEQLTLKNWVPSNESASIPVMAS from the exons ATGGCATCATTATTATGTGTTAAACAACCAGGGGGAAAGGTTAGCGTTCATTCGTCGGATGTAGTGGATGAGCTGATGATTGATAGTAAAGATCATATCAGAACAATG aaaatgaataaaagtgATGTGTATAGAAAACGAACAAGAAGACCGATGTCAACATCTGTTATCCAGTCTAAAGTAGATTCCAAAAGTTTGATAGGGCAGACTCTCCGTGTTCAGGATTGGTTGAATGAGAAGACAGTAAAAGGATTGCAG TTTGATATACCTCAGGCCTGGGTAGAAAAACAG ATTGTCAACTCTACATACCTAAAG GAGAGATCTGATGTGGAGACTAAAGAAGCCCGTGAATTATACAACCCGCTACTGGAGGTGGAGAACACTTTTGTCAGG GACATGGAGAATGTAGTGAGTTCCAAGGAAGTCCTGGATCTACGAAAGAAGGAGATGTTACACAAGAAGTGGAACGATCGTGTGTATGAACCTCTCCGGGAGAAAATCATTGACGTGATGGATGGAGAGGATTGGCCAGAGCTCGATCGTCGGAAACGAGAGCTGCATAAACAGTACTTGGAGTTTGTTAATGAAAAG ggtcaTGTATTTTTAGACACCATGGATCCCTCCGAGTACTATGCCCAGGCATTAAACGGACATAGACCAGCTCCTATCAAG GTGTACTTTTCTGAGAAAAAG CATTCTTGTCTCAAATGGAGCAAGCACATGGCTGCTGCCAAGCGACGGTTTGACCATCAACACTACAAG ATTGCCACGAAGGCGTTCCGGGACCCACTGTTATCTCAGGGTCGCGAGCGCAGCGCTGAGGAGAGGACAATTCTAAGATGTCTGACGGGAAATGATTACACCGATAAAGATATCGAGCAGGTCAAGTTGCCTCCCTTGCCCCTGGTTCCACTTGGGCGACAAGGCACGGACAGCGTTAGGTGGCTAGAAATGCCCCTCCACAACATAGAGAGCACTCCTCGCATGGCCAGCAG GCGAAGAATGCACGGTACATTCAATCAAAGTCAGTTAGACTTTGAGCTGTGGTCCAAGGCTCAGCGAGACCGAGCCCAGGTTGAGATCGAGATGCAGACTCAGAAGAAGCGCATGTACAAAGAAATCCCCCCATTTAAAATCCCCCCTCGTGAGATCCCCTCCTCATATCTCGAGCCCAAAAATGTTGGCATCCAGACCATCCCAGAAGAATTCGAGCAACTGACTCTCAAAAACTGGGTGCCTTCTAATGAATCAGCTTCCATACCAGTTATGGCATCTTAA
- the LOC105334066 gene encoding protein FAM228B isoform X2, protein MASLLCVKQPGGKVSVHSSDVVDELMIDSKDHIRTMKMNKSDVYRKRTRRPMSTSVIQSKVDSKSLIGQTLRVQDWLNEKTVKGLQFDIPQAWVEKQIVNSTYLKERSDVETKEARELYNPLLEVENTFVRDMENVVSSKEVLDLRKKEMLHKKWNDRVYEPLREKIIDVMDGEDWPELDRRKRELHKQYLEFVNEKGHVFLDTMDPSEYYAQALNGHRPAPIKHSCLKWSKHMAAAKRRFDHQHYKIATKAFRDPLLSQGRERSAEERTILRCLTGNDYTDKDIEQVKLPPLPLVPLGRQGTDSVRWLEMPLHNIESTPRMASRRRMHGTFNQSQLDFELWSKAQRDRAQVEIEMQTQKKRMYKEIPPFKIPPREIPSSYLEPKNVGIQTIPEEFEQLTLKNWVPSNESASIPVMAS, encoded by the exons ATGGCATCATTATTATGTGTTAAACAACCAGGGGGAAAGGTTAGCGTTCATTCGTCGGATGTAGTGGATGAGCTGATGATTGATAGTAAAGATCATATCAGAACAATG aaaatgaataaaagtgATGTGTATAGAAAACGAACAAGAAGACCGATGTCAACATCTGTTATCCAGTCTAAAGTAGATTCCAAAAGTTTGATAGGGCAGACTCTCCGTGTTCAGGATTGGTTGAATGAGAAGACAGTAAAAGGATTGCAG TTTGATATACCTCAGGCCTGGGTAGAAAAACAG ATTGTCAACTCTACATACCTAAAG GAGAGATCTGATGTGGAGACTAAAGAAGCCCGTGAATTATACAACCCGCTACTGGAGGTGGAGAACACTTTTGTCAGG GACATGGAGAATGTAGTGAGTTCCAAGGAAGTCCTGGATCTACGAAAGAAGGAGATGTTACACAAGAAGTGGAACGATCGTGTGTATGAACCTCTCCGGGAGAAAATCATTGACGTGATGGATGGAGAGGATTGGCCAGAGCTCGATCGTCGGAAACGAGAGCTGCATAAACAGTACTTGGAGTTTGTTAATGAAAAG ggtcaTGTATTTTTAGACACCATGGATCCCTCCGAGTACTATGCCCAGGCATTAAACGGACATAGACCAGCTCCTATCAAG CATTCTTGTCTCAAATGGAGCAAGCACATGGCTGCTGCCAAGCGACGGTTTGACCATCAACACTACAAG ATTGCCACGAAGGCGTTCCGGGACCCACTGTTATCTCAGGGTCGCGAGCGCAGCGCTGAGGAGAGGACAATTCTAAGATGTCTGACGGGAAATGATTACACCGATAAAGATATCGAGCAGGTCAAGTTGCCTCCCTTGCCCCTGGTTCCACTTGGGCGACAAGGCACGGACAGCGTTAGGTGGCTAGAAATGCCCCTCCACAACATAGAGAGCACTCCTCGCATGGCCAGCAG GCGAAGAATGCACGGTACATTCAATCAAAGTCAGTTAGACTTTGAGCTGTGGTCCAAGGCTCAGCGAGACCGAGCCCAGGTTGAGATCGAGATGCAGACTCAGAAGAAGCGCATGTACAAAGAAATCCCCCCATTTAAAATCCCCCCTCGTGAGATCCCCTCCTCATATCTCGAGCCCAAAAATGTTGGCATCCAGACCATCCCAGAAGAATTCGAGCAACTGACTCTCAAAAACTGGGTGCCTTCTAATGAATCAGCTTCCATACCAGTTATGGCATCTTAA
- the LOC105334066 gene encoding protein FAM228B isoform X10: MASLLCVKQPGGKVSVHSSDVVDELMIDSKDHIRTMKMNKSDVYRKRTRRPMSTSVIQSKVDSKSLIGQTLRVQDWLNEKTVKGLQFDIPQAWVEKQIVNSTYLKERSDVETKEARELYNPLLEVENTFVRDMENVVSSKEVLDLRKKEMLHKKWNDRVYEPLREKIIDVMDGEDWPELDRRKRELHKQYLEFVNEKGHVFLDTMDPSEYYAQALNGHRPAPIKIATKAFRDPLLSQGRERSAEERTILRCLTGNDYTDKDIEQVKLPPLPLVPLGRQGTDSVRWLEMPLHNIESTPRMASRRRMHGTFNQSQLDFELWSKAQRDRAQVEIEMQTQKKRMYKEIPPFKIPPREIPSSYLEPKNVGIQTIPEEFEQLTLKNWVPSNESASIPVMAS, translated from the exons ATGGCATCATTATTATGTGTTAAACAACCAGGGGGAAAGGTTAGCGTTCATTCGTCGGATGTAGTGGATGAGCTGATGATTGATAGTAAAGATCATATCAGAACAATG aaaatgaataaaagtgATGTGTATAGAAAACGAACAAGAAGACCGATGTCAACATCTGTTATCCAGTCTAAAGTAGATTCCAAAAGTTTGATAGGGCAGACTCTCCGTGTTCAGGATTGGTTGAATGAGAAGACAGTAAAAGGATTGCAG TTTGATATACCTCAGGCCTGGGTAGAAAAACAG ATTGTCAACTCTACATACCTAAAG GAGAGATCTGATGTGGAGACTAAAGAAGCCCGTGAATTATACAACCCGCTACTGGAGGTGGAGAACACTTTTGTCAGG GACATGGAGAATGTAGTGAGTTCCAAGGAAGTCCTGGATCTACGAAAGAAGGAGATGTTACACAAGAAGTGGAACGATCGTGTGTATGAACCTCTCCGGGAGAAAATCATTGACGTGATGGATGGAGAGGATTGGCCAGAGCTCGATCGTCGGAAACGAGAGCTGCATAAACAGTACTTGGAGTTTGTTAATGAAAAG ggtcaTGTATTTTTAGACACCATGGATCCCTCCGAGTACTATGCCCAGGCATTAAACGGACATAGACCAGCTCCTATCAAG ATTGCCACGAAGGCGTTCCGGGACCCACTGTTATCTCAGGGTCGCGAGCGCAGCGCTGAGGAGAGGACAATTCTAAGATGTCTGACGGGAAATGATTACACCGATAAAGATATCGAGCAGGTCAAGTTGCCTCCCTTGCCCCTGGTTCCACTTGGGCGACAAGGCACGGACAGCGTTAGGTGGCTAGAAATGCCCCTCCACAACATAGAGAGCACTCCTCGCATGGCCAGCAG GCGAAGAATGCACGGTACATTCAATCAAAGTCAGTTAGACTTTGAGCTGTGGTCCAAGGCTCAGCGAGACCGAGCCCAGGTTGAGATCGAGATGCAGACTCAGAAGAAGCGCATGTACAAAGAAATCCCCCCATTTAAAATCCCCCCTCGTGAGATCCCCTCCTCATATCTCGAGCCCAAAAATGTTGGCATCCAGACCATCCCAGAAGAATTCGAGCAACTGACTCTCAAAAACTGGGTGCCTTCTAATGAATCAGCTTCCATACCAGTTATGGCATCTTAA